In Streptomyces sp. NBC_01717, one DNA window encodes the following:
- a CDS encoding SpoIIE family protein phosphatase, whose protein sequence is MTDNDRKPDSDDNPRVQLDRRQTGETGTAERLALNRTGSFEWDLDARTLDIDVAGLLVFGVDPDNFTPRPGALLERLEPVERTRLELAADEAIHGSRNSYSIHFQVPLDDGTHQWTHIQARVLRSDDGRAHRIIGVVRDATAEITHSAFVLDLEKRRQRQTSIVERTTSAMARAVTVDDVTAALTGPGGLARLGADGLALALVENTVLNVIALSGDAPEAITEIAARNLDPRFPLAETILSGRPRFATSVGALTRRYPALEPYADQLKFRAAAYLPLVAQARTLGGLALFYHERTAFNADERNLCLGLAAIVSQSLQRATLFDEEREFATGLQSAMLPRQIQEIKGGEIAVRYHAAWSGRQVGGDWYDVIPLPKNRFGIVVGDVEGHDTHAAAIMGQLRIALRAYAAEGHPPATVLARASRFLAELDTDRFATCTYAQVDLASGTVRMVRAGHFGPLIRHTDGRIGLPQVRGGLPLGISTAFEDEEFPETRLDLVPGETLVLYTDGLVEEPGADIDAGVRALVHEVRAGPTRAQALADHLSDRLWERWGAGDDVALLVLRRSPDPGSPRAPRLHQYIHQADPEGLSEARAMVRQALEDWELAAFADDAELITGELLVNVLLHTDGGAVLTLEVLPKPVRRVRLSVQDRSSAWPRRRTPGETATSGRGLLLLDAIAIRWGIESRGEGKAVWCEIGPSTPSASTARVRKSTRSTEPGAPVKPPGPEESADPSDGPG, encoded by the coding sequence ATGACCGACAATGACCGGAAGCCAGACTCCGACGATAACCCCCGCGTGCAGCTCGACCGGCGCCAGACCGGCGAGACCGGGACGGCGGAGCGGCTTGCGCTGAACCGCACGGGCAGCTTCGAGTGGGACCTGGACGCGCGGACGCTGGACATCGACGTGGCCGGCCTGCTGGTCTTCGGGGTGGACCCGGACAACTTCACCCCTCGCCCGGGGGCCCTGCTCGAGCGGCTCGAACCGGTGGAGCGGACCCGGCTGGAACTCGCGGCCGACGAGGCCATCCACGGCAGCCGTAACTCGTACAGCATCCACTTTCAGGTCCCGCTCGACGACGGCACGCACCAGTGGACCCATATCCAGGCGCGGGTCCTGCGCAGCGACGACGGACGGGCGCACCGGATCATCGGAGTCGTACGGGATGCGACGGCGGAGATCACCCATTCGGCCTTCGTGCTGGACCTGGAGAAACGCCGCCAGCGCCAGACCAGCATCGTTGAACGCACAACAAGCGCAATGGCGCGCGCGGTGACCGTGGACGACGTGACCGCGGCGCTCACCGGCCCGGGCGGACTCGCCAGGCTCGGCGCCGACGGGCTCGCACTCGCGCTGGTCGAGAACACCGTGCTCAACGTCATCGCGCTGAGCGGTGACGCCCCGGAGGCGATCACCGAGATCGCGGCCAGGAATCTCGACCCTCGATTCCCCCTGGCCGAGACCATCCTCAGCGGCCGGCCACGGTTCGCGACCTCGGTCGGCGCACTCACCCGGCGCTACCCGGCGCTGGAGCCGTACGCGGACCAGTTGAAGTTCCGCGCGGCGGCGTACCTACCACTGGTCGCACAGGCGCGTACGCTGGGCGGGCTTGCGCTCTTCTACCACGAACGCACGGCCTTCAACGCCGACGAGCGCAATCTGTGTCTGGGGCTCGCGGCCATCGTGTCCCAGTCGCTGCAACGCGCGACCCTCTTCGACGAGGAGCGCGAATTCGCCACGGGGCTGCAGTCGGCGATGCTTCCCCGGCAGATCCAGGAGATCAAGGGTGGCGAAATCGCCGTGCGCTATCACGCTGCGTGGAGCGGGCGGCAGGTCGGCGGCGACTGGTACGACGTGATCCCCCTGCCCAAGAACCGGTTCGGCATCGTGGTGGGCGACGTGGAGGGCCACGACACCCACGCCGCCGCCATCATGGGCCAGCTGCGAATCGCCCTGCGCGCGTACGCCGCCGAGGGGCACCCACCGGCCACGGTGCTGGCTCGGGCCTCGCGGTTCCTCGCCGAACTGGACACGGATCGCTTCGCCACGTGTACGTACGCGCAGGTCGATCTCGCCTCCGGGACCGTGCGCATGGTCCGTGCCGGACACTTCGGTCCGCTGATCCGGCACACGGACGGCCGGATCGGCCTTCCACAGGTACGGGGCGGGCTACCGCTGGGGATCTCCACCGCCTTCGAGGACGAGGAGTTCCCGGAGACCCGTCTCGACCTGGTGCCCGGCGAAACGCTCGTCCTGTACACCGATGGCCTCGTGGAGGAGCCGGGAGCCGACATCGATGCGGGTGTCCGTGCCCTGGTCCACGAGGTTCGCGCCGGTCCCACGCGCGCGCAGGCGCTGGCCGACCATCTGTCGGATCGGCTCTGGGAGCGTTGGGGCGCGGGGGACGATGTCGCGCTGCTCGTGCTGCGGCGCAGTCCGGATCCGGGGTCGCCGCGAGCGCCGCGGTTGCACCAGTACATCCACCAGGCGGATCCCGAGGGGCTCTCCGAAGCCAGGGCGATGGTGCGCCAGGCCCTGGAGGACTGGGAGCTGGCCGCATTCGCCGACGATGCCGAACTGATCACCGGTGAGCTACTCGTGAACGTGCTGCTGCACACGGACGGCGGGGCGGTCCTCACGCTGGAGGTCCTTCCGAAACCCGTCCGGCGGGTGCGGCTGTCGGTGCAGGACCGTTCCAGTGCCTGGCCGAGGCGGCGAACTCCCGGCGAAACGGCGACATCGGGGCGCGGCCTTTTGCTCCTCGATGCCATCGCCATCCGCTGGGGTATCGAGTCGCGCGGCGAAGGAAAGGCCGTCTGGTGCGAGATCGGACCGTCGACACCATCCGCCTCCACTGCCCGGGTCCGGAAGTCGACCCGGTCTACGGAACCCGGTGCGCCTGTGAAGCCGCCCGGCCCTGAGGAGTCCGCGGATCCTTCTGACGGCCCGGGTTGA
- a CDS encoding LAETG motif-containing sortase-dependent surface protein — MTIPRRSWRAAGTYAAVAVAGLTGAVLCAGPAAAHTPTWAVTCTDVSLDLTAYNGGVTNQVTVTVDGKDLLSTETFGREFHKKLELPQHDKELTVHLVVKAGDGDQFSKDETKTAPVCEDNTPTPTPSVSESKPAEKPTTAAPSPSESSPETAPAAASPSPSSPDLAETGSSSATPVIGGAAVAVLLAGGGIMWSVRKRRTAQH, encoded by the coding sequence ATGACCATACCCAGGAGATCGTGGCGTGCCGCGGGGACGTACGCGGCCGTTGCGGTTGCCGGCCTGACCGGTGCGGTTCTCTGCGCCGGACCGGCCGCAGCTCACACCCCCACCTGGGCCGTGACCTGTACTGATGTGAGCCTTGACCTGACCGCCTACAACGGTGGCGTCACCAACCAGGTGACTGTCACCGTCGACGGAAAGGACCTCCTGTCCACCGAGACGTTCGGCAGGGAGTTCCACAAGAAGCTCGAGCTGCCTCAGCACGACAAGGAACTGACGGTCCACCTGGTCGTCAAGGCCGGTGACGGCGACCAGTTCTCGAAGGACGAGACCAAGACGGCGCCGGTGTGTGAGGACAACACCCCGACGCCCACGCCGTCGGTGTCCGAGTCGAAGCCGGCCGAGAAGCCGACCACGGCGGCGCCCTCCCCGAGCGAGAGCTCCCCGGAGACCGCGCCCGCCGCGGCCTCGCCGAGCCCCAGCTCGCCCGACCTGGCCGAGACGGGTTCGTCGTCGGCCACCCCCGTCATCGGTGGTGCGGCTGTCGCCGTGCTGCTGGCCGGTGGCGGCATCATGTGGTCCGTGCGCAAGCGTCGCACCGCACAGCACTGA
- a CDS encoding GNAT family N-acetyltransferase: MLIREATTEDWPAIWPFFHEIVAAGETFTYPLELGEDDARDWWLLKEPNRTVVAVDDDGTVLGTAKMNNNHMGNGGHIASASYMVDPEHSGQGVGRALCVYTVEWARSAGFRAMQFNAVVETNHYAVRLYRSLGFEILGTLPEGFNHPKRGFVGLHIMHRAL, translated from the coding sequence ATGCTGATCAGGGAAGCCACCACCGAGGACTGGCCCGCCATCTGGCCGTTCTTCCACGAAATCGTCGCCGCCGGGGAGACGTTCACCTACCCGCTCGAGCTGGGCGAGGACGACGCCCGCGACTGGTGGCTCCTGAAGGAGCCGAACCGTACGGTCGTCGCGGTCGACGACGACGGGACCGTTCTCGGTACGGCGAAGATGAACAACAACCACATGGGCAATGGCGGGCACATTGCCAGCGCCAGCTACATGGTCGACCCGGAGCACTCCGGTCAGGGAGTGGGCCGGGCGCTGTGCGTGTACACGGTGGAGTGGGCTCGCTCGGCAGGGTTCCGGGCGATGCAGTTCAACGCTGTCGTGGAGACCAACCACTATGCGGTGCGGCTCTACCGCTCACTCGGGTTCGAGATCCTGGGGACCCTGCCCGAAGGGTTCAACCACCCGAAGCGCGGGTTCGTCGGACTGCACATCATGCATCGCGCGCTCTGA
- a CDS encoding sugar O-acetyltransferase, which produces MGENKRRMLAGDWYIADDLELRADTERRIELCEAYNTAARATPGERRKILEELLGAVGADVNIRAPFYCDYGSRITIGPRTFINFGAVFLDAAPITIGADVQIGPNVQLLTPSHELDTERRRAGWEKADPVTIGDNVWLGGGVIVCPGVTIGANTVVGAGSVVTKDLPSGVLAVGSPARVIRTLDPGAGEQAPAGREE; this is translated from the coding sequence GTGGGGGAGAACAAGAGGCGGATGCTGGCCGGTGACTGGTACATCGCGGACGATCTCGAACTGCGCGCGGACACCGAGCGGCGCATCGAACTCTGCGAGGCCTACAACACCGCGGCGCGGGCAACACCCGGCGAGCGGCGGAAGATCCTTGAGGAGCTGCTCGGCGCGGTGGGCGCGGATGTCAACATTCGCGCGCCGTTCTACTGTGATTACGGCTCCCGTATCACCATCGGCCCGCGTACGTTCATCAACTTCGGAGCGGTCTTTCTCGATGCGGCGCCCATCACGATCGGTGCCGACGTACAAATCGGCCCGAACGTGCAGCTTCTCACCCCCAGCCATGAGTTGGACACCGAGCGGCGCCGTGCGGGCTGGGAGAAGGCGGACCCCGTGACGATCGGGGACAACGTATGGCTCGGTGGCGGGGTGATCGTCTGTCCCGGCGTGACCATCGGGGCGAACACCGTCGTCGGCGCAGGATCCGTCGTGACCAAGGACCTGCCGTCGGGAGTGCTGGCGGTCGGCAGCCCCGCCCGAGTCATCCGAACTCTCGACCCGGGAGCAGGGGAGCAAGCGCCTGCCGGGCGTGAGGAATAA
- a CDS encoding DUF6397 family protein → MAVTEAARTEVLCVQASAAADASGGTVAAGRAAQELGLKRGEFELAVHLGFVCTTAELAGGRPRVGCGEIDRLRSEDGFPDAVRERVRTVGTAEGARLLGISPVRFTRLARAGCITPVTFYLNRYRAVVWLYLAREVLDFAARAPQLLAGNSPVWMRARLDAGIDWRARNWRAQRIERLLSRTEDPWRRAAVLASALDPVQLAEVVDDPYERAHLAKVRPEPVFGPPGSVAAREAMAQLMQADDPDEILWRRITLIMELDGARASRQAPRPGDDHRPVLVSVPVSDPGTEPLLDPAPGLLARLGLRRRVTGHSTAGNGLPTKTVE, encoded by the coding sequence ATGGCTGTTACGGAAGCAGCGCGTACAGAGGTGCTGTGCGTCCAGGCGTCCGCTGCCGCCGACGCCAGTGGCGGGACGGTGGCTGCGGGACGAGCGGCGCAGGAACTGGGTCTGAAGCGCGGTGAATTCGAACTCGCGGTGCACCTGGGCTTCGTGTGCACCACGGCGGAGCTGGCCGGCGGCAGGCCCAGGGTGGGGTGTGGGGAGATCGACCGCCTCCGGTCGGAGGACGGGTTCCCGGACGCGGTGCGCGAACGGGTTCGTACGGTGGGCACGGCGGAAGGGGCGCGTCTGCTGGGTATCAGTCCGGTCCGGTTCACCAGACTGGCCCGGGCTGGATGCATCACGCCGGTCACGTTCTATCTGAATCGGTATCGAGCGGTTGTCTGGCTCTATCTCGCCCGAGAAGTCCTCGACTTCGCGGCCCGGGCTCCTCAATTGCTGGCCGGGAACAGCCCGGTCTGGATGAGGGCCCGGCTGGATGCAGGCATCGACTGGCGGGCGCGCAACTGGCGTGCACAACGGATCGAGCGGCTACTGAGCCGGACAGAGGATCCCTGGCGGCGTGCGGCGGTGCTCGCGAGCGCGCTGGATCCGGTGCAGCTCGCGGAGGTGGTCGACGATCCCTACGAGCGCGCCCACCTCGCCAAGGTCCGGCCCGAGCCCGTCTTCGGGCCGCCGGGATCCGTCGCCGCTCGGGAGGCCATGGCGCAGCTGATGCAGGCCGACGATCCGGACGAGATCCTCTGGCGGAGGATCACTCTGATCATGGAGCTGGACGGCGCACGGGCGTCGCGACAGGCTCCACGTCCAGGAGACGACCATCGCCCCGTCCTCGTCTCCGTTCCCGTCTCGGATCCCGGTACTGAGCCCCTGCTCGATCCCGCACCCGGACTGCTCGCCCGACTCGGTCTGCGAAGGCGCGTCACCGGGCACAGTACGGCTGGGAACGGGCTGCCGACGAAGACCGTTGAATGA
- a CDS encoding roadblock/LC7 domain-containing protein, with translation MALDRGLDWLLDDLTGRVEHIRHALVLSNDGLVTGASTGLAREDAEHLAAVSSGLHSLARGSGRHFRAGKARQTMVEFDEALLFVTAAGDGSCLCVLTAAEADVGQVAYEMTLLVNKVGEHLGVTARQGGHGGVNRI, from the coding sequence ATGGCGCTGGACAGGGGACTTGACTGGCTCCTTGACGATCTCACCGGCCGCGTCGAGCACATACGGCACGCCCTGGTGCTTTCGAACGACGGCCTGGTGACGGGAGCGAGTACGGGGCTGGCACGGGAGGACGCCGAGCATCTCGCCGCGGTCTCGTCGGGGCTGCACAGCCTCGCCCGTGGCTCGGGACGGCACTTCCGGGCAGGCAAGGCCAGGCAGACGATGGTGGAGTTCGACGAGGCGCTCCTCTTCGTGACTGCCGCAGGAGACGGCAGCTGTCTGTGCGTGCTGACCGCGGCCGAGGCCGACGTCGGTCAGGTCGCGTACGAGATGACGCTGCTCGTGAACAAGGTCGGAGAACATCTCGGCGTCACTGCGCGGCAGGGCGGCCACGGAGGCGTCAACCGGATCTGA
- a CDS encoding GTP-binding protein: MPSEDADRTGGETVGGAAEPAAETDALALKILVAGGFGVGKTTLVGAVSEIRPLRTEELLSEAGQSVDDTDGVDQKTTTTVAMDFGRITIRSGLSLYLFGTPGQDRFWFLWDELSQGALGAVVLADTRRLEDCFPAVDYFEHRRIPFVVAVNCFAGARAYGEREVSRALDLDLGTPVVLCDARDRDSGKEVLIRMVEYAGRMHTARLLDSVG, encoded by the coding sequence ATGCCTTCCGAGGACGCTGACAGAACGGGCGGAGAGACGGTCGGGGGAGCGGCTGAGCCGGCCGCGGAGACCGACGCTCTCGCGCTGAAGATATTGGTCGCCGGAGGCTTCGGGGTCGGTAAGACGACTCTCGTCGGTGCGGTCAGTGAGATCCGGCCGCTGCGTACTGAGGAACTCCTCAGCGAGGCCGGACAGTCGGTCGACGACACCGACGGGGTGGATCAGAAGACCACCACGACCGTGGCCATGGACTTCGGGCGCATCACCATCCGGTCCGGCCTCTCGCTCTATCTCTTCGGCACACCCGGGCAGGACCGGTTCTGGTTCCTTTGGGACGAACTATCCCAAGGGGCCCTCGGCGCGGTCGTGCTCGCCGACACCAGGCGGCTCGAAGACTGTTTCCCGGCCGTCGACTACTTCGAGCATCGCAGGATCCCGTTCGTCGTGGCCGTCAACTGTTTCGCGGGAGCTCGCGCCTACGGCGAGCGCGAAGTGTCCCGCGCCCTCGATCTCGACCTGGGGACACCGGTCGTGCTGTGCGACGCGCGCGACCGCGACTCGGGCAAGGAGGTCCTCATCCGCATGGTCGAGTACGCCGGCCGGATGCACACGGCGCGGCTCCTCGACTCGGTGGGCTGA
- a CDS encoding ArsR/SmtB family transcription factor has translation MSTPAGGGLDDPSAEVLAEAAAAFALLATPARLHIVWALSQGESDVTGLAELVGGTLPSVSQHLTKLKLAGLVRSRREGRRQAYLVDDPDVVTVVRLIVGQLAARAGHAPPQHVHLRGLGV, from the coding sequence GTGTCGACACCAGCCGGCGGCGGCCTCGACGATCCGTCCGCGGAAGTGCTGGCGGAGGCGGCCGCAGCCTTCGCACTGCTCGCGACGCCGGCGCGGCTGCACATCGTCTGGGCGCTGTCACAGGGTGAGAGTGATGTGACCGGTCTTGCGGAGCTGGTGGGCGGCACGCTGCCGTCGGTGAGCCAGCATCTGACGAAACTGAAATTGGCCGGTCTGGTGCGATCGCGGCGCGAGGGCCGCCGTCAGGCGTATCTCGTGGACGATCCAGACGTGGTGACGGTGGTTCGGCTGATCGTCGGCCAGCTCGCAGCACGGGCCGGACACGCGCCCCCGCAGCACGTACACCTCCGTGGCCTCGGCGTCTGA
- a CDS encoding GNAT family N-acetyltransferase yields the protein MSLQHIDVCVRRATLDDVPALVRMRALMLSDMGMRTGDADAPWRAASALWFSERLRLPDEFAAFLVADPDLGVVASAVGACDVHAPSPANPSGLHGHISNVSTDPRRRRRGYARACLDSLLTWFREETPVTVVNLNATGDGAGLYESFGFAAPRHPALQLRTGA from the coding sequence ATGAGCCTGCAGCACATCGATGTGTGCGTGCGTCGCGCGACCCTCGACGACGTGCCCGCTCTGGTGCGGATGCGAGCGCTGATGCTGTCGGACATGGGAATGCGGACCGGCGACGCCGATGCTCCGTGGCGTGCGGCATCGGCGCTGTGGTTCTCCGAGCGCCTGCGGTTGCCGGACGAGTTCGCCGCGTTCCTGGTCGCCGATCCCGATCTCGGCGTTGTCGCGAGTGCGGTCGGTGCGTGCGATGTGCACGCGCCCAGCCCGGCCAATCCCAGCGGACTGCACGGGCACATCTCCAATGTCAGCACCGATCCGCGCCGTCGACGCCGCGGGTATGCCCGGGCGTGCCTCGACTCGTTGCTCACCTGGTTCCGTGAGGAGACCCCGGTGACGGTCGTCAATCTCAATGCCACGGGGGACGGCGCCGGTCTGTACGAGTCGTTCGGCTTCGCGGCGCCTCGGCACCCTGCTCTGCAGCTCCGTACGGGGGCGTGA
- a CDS encoding LCP family protein, which yields MTGSHKVAAGSERGSRLRRTVTMGLSFLILLVAGVGWGYLKLTGQIDTFSADGISGDRPPSSSNGQNVLVIGSDTRSGANRKLGGGKDTVGRSDTAFLLHVYGDHRHAVAVSIPRDSLVDIPACKTPDGDWTAPQHHVMFNGAFSVGNTAEGNPACTQNTVEHLTGLRVDHTIVVDFSGFAALTSAVGGVPVCLPQDVYERDLSPNRPTRGALVFAKGPQTVSGQRALDYVRIRHGIGDGSDIGRIKRQQAFIGSLIKKVKSRGMNPTTLLPLANAATDAMTVDPGLGSADRLLSFAMSMKNIDLHNTKFVTVPWRYEGARVAIVEPDADTLWAALKADRAIDDQDAAGKGQRGRDGTGKGEASPSPAAPAAVSGTGISLAVYNGTTVTGLAARATELLRAHGFTVTVTATASTQDHTSTVIEYGPGLRSEAETTARLFTGARTTASDTPGIRVIVGSSYAQNPSPAAATTPGTAASTAGGGVRSADEDLCADLSYG from the coding sequence ATGACGGGCAGCCACAAGGTGGCGGCGGGCTCAGAACGGGGCAGCCGGCTGCGGCGCACCGTGACCATGGGACTGTCATTCCTCATCCTGCTCGTCGCGGGCGTCGGCTGGGGCTACCTCAAGCTGACCGGTCAGATCGACACCTTCAGCGCGGACGGGATCTCCGGTGACCGGCCGCCCTCCTCGTCCAACGGTCAGAATGTCCTCGTCATCGGATCGGACACACGCTCCGGCGCCAACAGGAAGCTGGGCGGCGGCAAGGACACCGTGGGCCGCTCCGACACCGCGTTCCTGCTCCATGTGTACGGCGACCACCGGCACGCGGTCGCCGTGTCCATTCCGCGTGACTCCCTCGTCGACATCCCGGCGTGCAAGACGCCCGACGGCGACTGGACCGCACCGCAGCACCACGTCATGTTCAACGGGGCGTTCTCGGTGGGGAACACCGCTGAGGGAAACCCGGCCTGCACCCAGAACACCGTGGAGCACCTCACGGGCCTGCGCGTCGACCACACCATCGTGGTGGACTTCTCCGGTTTCGCCGCCCTGACGTCGGCCGTCGGCGGCGTCCCGGTCTGTCTGCCGCAGGACGTCTACGAGCGCGACCTCAGCCCGAACCGGCCCACGCGGGGCGCTCTGGTCTTCGCCAAGGGCCCGCAGACCGTCTCCGGGCAGCGCGCGCTCGACTACGTCCGGATCAGGCACGGCATCGGCGACGGCTCCGACATCGGACGGATCAAACGCCAGCAGGCCTTCATCGGCTCCCTCATCAAGAAGGTCAAGTCCCGGGGCATGAACCCCACCACCCTGTTGCCGCTCGCCAACGCGGCCACCGACGCGATGACCGTCGACCCAGGCCTCGGATCGGCCGACCGGCTGCTGTCGTTCGCCATGTCGATGAAGAACATCGATCTGCACAACACCAAGTTCGTCACCGTCCCTTGGCGTTACGAGGGCGCGCGCGTCGCGATCGTCGAGCCGGACGCCGACACGCTGTGGGCAGCGCTCAAGGCCGACCGGGCGATCGACGACCAGGACGCCGCCGGCAAGGGCCAGAGAGGCCGCGACGGCACGGGTAAGGGTGAGGCGTCACCGTCTCCCGCCGCCCCGGCCGCGGTCTCCGGCACAGGCATCAGTCTGGCCGTCTACAACGGCACCACCGTCACCGGACTCGCCGCCCGCGCTACCGAACTCCTGCGCGCCCACGGCTTCACCGTCACCGTCACGGCGACCGCGAGCACCCAGGACCACACCTCGACGGTCATCGAATACGGGCCGGGCCTCCGGAGTGAGGCGGAGACGACTGCGCGACTCTTCACCGGGGCGCGGACCACGGCCTCGGACACCCCGGGCATCCGAGTGATCGTCGGCAGCTCGTACGCACAGAATCCGTCGCCCGCCGCGGCCACGACGCCCGGTACGGCCGCGTCCACCGCCGGCGGCGGAGTCCGGTCGGCCGACGAAGACCTGTGCGCCGACCTCTCCTACGGCTGA
- a CDS encoding twin-arginine translocase TatA/TatE family subunit, translating to MRNGLEPWHLLIVAVALVALSGSEKLPDLARMRGRSKRILKSVWQRP from the coding sequence CTGCGCAACGGCCTTGAACCCTGGCACCTCTTGATTGTCGCGGTTGCACTCGTCGCACTGTCCGGATCGGAGAAACTGCCGGACTTGGCCCGAATGCGGGGCAGGTCCAAGCGGATCCTGAAAAGCGTGTGGCAAAGGCCATGA
- a CDS encoding DUF742 domain-containing protein, which translates to MTSKGPGGSQRFPDPPELPGSQWYDAEAGPLVRPYAMTGGRTEPGPNGAHFDLIALVAVADSAPDSSEECLLGPEHRALLALCRSETQSVAELAADADLPVGVVRVLLGDLLEAGYVRVSRPVPPAQLPDERILREVINGLRAL; encoded by the coding sequence ATGACCAGCAAGGGTCCGGGAGGCTCCCAGCGCTTCCCGGACCCGCCCGAACTGCCTGGCAGCCAGTGGTACGACGCCGAAGCCGGGCCCCTGGTCCGCCCGTACGCCATGACGGGCGGACGGACCGAACCGGGCCCCAACGGGGCGCACTTCGATCTGATCGCACTCGTCGCCGTCGCCGACAGCGCACCGGACAGCTCCGAGGAGTGCCTGCTGGGCCCCGAACACCGCGCCCTGCTCGCTCTGTGCCGATCCGAGACCCAGTCCGTCGCGGAACTCGCCGCCGACGCCGATCTCCCCGTCGGTGTCGTCCGCGTACTCCTCGGGGACCTGCTCGAAGCCGGCTATGTGCGGGTCAGCCGACCCGTACCGCCCGCACAACTGCCCGACGAGCGGATCCTGCGCGAGGTGATCAACGGACTGCGGGCGCTCTGA
- a CDS encoding roadblock/LC7 domain-containing protein, which translates to MIANERTEVHRRSGELDWLLDDLVARVGEVRHAVVLSNDGLAVGASSALSREDAEHLAAVASGFHSLAKGAGRHFQAGDVRQTMVEMDEGFLFVAAAGDGSCLAVLSTAFADIGLVAYEMARLVKRVGEHLRTPPRLTAPPSPAG; encoded by the coding sequence ATGATCGCGAACGAGAGGACCGAGGTGCACCGGCGCTCGGGCGAACTCGACTGGCTGCTTGACGATCTGGTGGCCCGGGTCGGCGAAGTCCGGCATGCCGTGGTGCTCTCCAACGACGGTCTGGCGGTGGGCGCCTCCAGCGCGCTCAGCCGCGAGGACGCCGAGCACCTGGCGGCGGTGGCCTCCGGTTTCCACAGCCTCGCGAAGGGCGCCGGACGGCACTTCCAGGCCGGGGACGTCCGCCAGACGATGGTCGAGATGGATGAGGGCTTCCTGTTCGTCGCGGCTGCGGGGGACGGCTCCTGCCTCGCCGTGCTGAGCACGGCCTTCGCCGATATCGGCCTGGTCGCCTATGAGATGGCCCGCCTCGTCAAACGGGTCGGCGAGCACCTGCGTACCCCGCCGCGGCTCACCGCACCCCCGTCCCCGGCCGGCTGA